In Desulfobaccales bacterium, one DNA window encodes the following:
- a CDS encoding NADH-quinone oxidoreductase subunit M: MTEHAASFPYLSCMLLSPFVGLLILLCLKNEQKFLIRAVSVVAGGISLALAIFIFVAYDKTLGGLQFVEKYEWVKTFGITYFVGVEGLNAPMLLLTGIVIFTGCLTMWELENRPKEYFIWMMALVTGVFGVFMSYDLFFFFLFYEIAVVPMYILILVWGSTRKEYAAMKLTLYLMAGSGLIIPGILLLYASSGLNTFNMLLLHQAHFTPWVQKVAFILLFFGFGVLAAVWPLHTWSPVGHVAAPTSVSMLHAGVLMKLGSFAILRVAMFLLPAGFQYWANLMMLLATAGIVYGVFVGLAQTDLKYVIGYSSVSHMGIVCLGLATGTVDGLNGSVFQMFAHGIMTALFFSSVGYIYDRTHTRDIHQLGGFSKIMPVASAFFITAALCGAGVPGMASFWAELLVFIATVKVFPIAGLLAIAALVVGALFALRVVQSTFFNEPNPKFVHFEDVSPFLALPRMILIGTLLLFGFFPQLMVSMIKSSVIPFLQGM, encoded by the coding sequence ATGACCGAACATGCTGCTTCCTTCCCGTATCTGAGCTGTATGCTCCTGTCCCCCTTTGTGGGCCTGCTCATCCTTCTGTGCCTGAAAAACGAGCAGAAGTTCCTCATCCGGGCAGTGTCCGTGGTGGCGGGGGGTATTTCCCTGGCCCTGGCCATCTTCATCTTTGTCGCCTATGACAAGACCTTAGGCGGCCTCCAGTTCGTCGAGAAGTACGAGTGGGTCAAAACCTTCGGCATCACCTACTTCGTGGGCGTCGAAGGCTTGAATGCCCCGATGCTCCTCCTCACCGGGATCGTCATCTTCACCGGCTGTCTCACCATGTGGGAACTGGAGAACCGCCCCAAAGAATACTTCATCTGGATGATGGCGCTGGTGACCGGGGTCTTCGGCGTGTTCATGTCTTATGACCTGTTCTTCTTCTTCCTGTTCTATGAGATCGCCGTGGTGCCCATGTACATCCTCATCCTGGTCTGGGGCTCCACCCGCAAAGAATACGCCGCCATGAAGCTGACCTTGTACCTCATGGCCGGCAGTGGTCTCATTATCCCCGGCATCCTGCTGCTCTACGCCAGTTCCGGGCTCAACACCTTCAACATGCTTCTGCTGCACCAGGCCCACTTCACCCCCTGGGTCCAAAAGGTCGCCTTCATCCTCCTGTTCTTCGGGTTCGGGGTCCTGGCGGCAGTCTGGCCGCTCCACACATGGTCGCCCGTTGGCCACGTGGCTGCGCCCACCTCGGTATCCATGCTCCATGCGGGCGTGTTGATGAAACTGGGCTCCTTTGCCATCCTCCGAGTAGCCATGTTTCTGCTGCCCGCGGGCTTCCAATACTGGGCCAACCTCATGATGCTTTTGGCCACTGCCGGCATCGTCTACGGCGTCTTCGTGGGCCTGGCCCAAACCGATCTTAAATACGTCATCGGTTATTCTTCAGTCTCCCACATGGGCATCGTCTGCCTGGGATTGGCCACCGGCACGGTGGACGGTCTCAACGGCTCGGTCTTCCAGATGTTCGCCCACGGCATCATGACGGCCCTTTTCTTCTCCTCGGTGGGCTACATTTATGATCGCACCCACACCCGGGATATTCATCAACTGGGGGGCTTCTCCAAGATCATGCCCGTGGCTTCGGCCTTCTTCATCACCGCGGCCCTGTGTGGCGCCGGTGTGCCGGGAATGGCCAGTTTCTGGGCCGAGCTGCTGGTCTTCATCGCCACCGTCAAGGTCTTCCCCATCGCGGGCCTGCTCGCCATCGCCGCTCTGGTGGTGGGCGCCCTGTTCGCGCTTCGGGTAGTCCAGAGCACCTTCTTTAACGAACCAAATCCGAAATTCGTGCACTTTGAAGACGTCAGTCCCTTCCTGGCGCTGCCCCGGATGATCCTCATCGGCACCCTGCTCCTTTTCGGGTTCTTCCCGCAGCTGATGGTAAGCATGATTAAATCCTCGGTCATACCGTTTCTCCAGGGAATGTAA
- a CDS encoding NADH-quinone oxidoreductase subunit N yields MNMMLFGPELYYLGMALVFFCLTLRRQVQVQLDYQIALALSGIGVVVTGYCLFQQGDLFFKAYRVDLFSQIFKFALALGLFLVLTISHNLAQIEERYQAEFYLFLTTTTIGMMMLVSSVELLTIYVALELSSYSLYILVPLRRGDGIDVEAGIKYLFIGAVSSGFMLFGLSYIFGATGSTYLVDILPKMTQLMHSPIGIIGLLLAMAGFFFKLSVFPFHFWAPDVYQGAANQVVTFIATASKAAAVALLLRLAVLGTAAGYNFTVALVILSVLSMTLGNLVAIVQKDFKRMLAYSSIAHGGVFLIGVLTITEAGYIGAIYYALAYLVMNFTVFMVLSEVATDGRDLKIAELAGLYRRSPVLSMSLILGIFALAGVPPSIGFTGKLLIFTSAMNSGYFWLVLIAAVNGTISLYYYLKVIYAAYYIDDPGLPVIQLALPMKVLNYALAAIIIGFGFFPDRIVELAKAAAKMVL; encoded by the coding sequence ATGAACATGATGCTTTTCGGACCGGAACTCTATTATCTGGGCATGGCCCTGGTGTTCTTTTGCCTCACTTTGAGGCGCCAGGTGCAGGTGCAGTTGGACTACCAGATCGCCTTGGCCTTGTCAGGCATCGGCGTTGTGGTGACCGGCTACTGCCTGTTCCAACAAGGCGACCTGTTCTTCAAGGCCTACCGGGTGGACCTATTCAGCCAGATCTTCAAGTTCGCCCTGGCCCTGGGTCTCTTTTTGGTCTTGACCATCTCCCACAACCTGGCCCAGATCGAGGAACGCTACCAGGCGGAATTCTACCTCTTTCTCACTACCACCACCATCGGCATGATGATGCTGGTGTCGTCGGTTGAACTCCTCACCATCTATGTGGCCCTGGAGCTTTCCTCCTATTCCCTGTACATTCTGGTGCCGCTCAGGCGGGGTGACGGGATTGATGTCGAAGCGGGCATCAAGTATCTCTTCATCGGCGCGGTGTCTTCGGGCTTCATGCTCTTCGGCTTGAGCTACATCTTCGGCGCCACGGGCTCTACTTATCTCGTCGATATCCTGCCCAAGATGACCCAACTGATGCACAGCCCCATCGGCATCATCGGGCTGCTCCTGGCCATGGCGGGCTTCTTCTTCAAGCTCTCCGTGTTCCCGTTCCACTTCTGGGCTCCGGACGTCTACCAGGGTGCGGCTAATCAAGTCGTGACGTTCATCGCCACCGCCTCCAAAGCCGCCGCAGTGGCCCTGTTGCTGCGCCTGGCGGTTCTCGGCACGGCCGCCGGCTATAACTTCACCGTCGCCCTGGTCATCCTCTCCGTCCTCTCCATGACCCTGGGCAACCTGGTGGCCATCGTCCAGAAAGACTTCAAGCGTATGTTGGCCTACTCCTCCATCGCCCATGGCGGGGTCTTCCTGATTGGCGTCCTCACCATCACCGAGGCGGGCTACATCGGCGCGATCTATTATGCCCTGGCCTACTTGGTGATGAACTTCACCGTGTTCATGGTGCTCTCGGAAGTAGCCACCGACGGCCGGGATCTGAAAATCGCCGAACTGGCCGGACTCTACCGCCGCAGCCCTGTGCTTTCCATGAGCCTGATTTTGGGGATCTTTGCCCTGGCGGGCGTGCCGCCGTCCATCGGTTTTACCGGCAAACTGCTCATCTTCACTTCAGCCATGAACTCCGGCTATTTCTGGCTGGTGTTGATCGCCGCGGTTAACGGAACGATATCCCTTTATTACTATTTGAAAGTGATCTACGCCGCCTATTATATCGATGATCCGGGCCTGCCGGTTATCCAGCTGGCCCTGCCCATGAAGGTGCTCAACTATGCCCTGGCGGCCATCATCATCGGCTTCGGCTTCTTCCCGGACCGCATCGTGGAACTGGCCAAGGCCGCCGCCAAAATGGTCTTGTAA